The following proteins are encoded in a genomic region of Bacillus sp. FJAT-22090:
- the nusB gene encoding transcription antitermination factor NusB: MKRRKARELALQALFQLDNHEISIEEAIGHVTDEQDTFLTMLVSGVIEHKEQIDASLTEKLENWSLSRLPKIERTVLRIAVFELMFTEETPAKVAINEALEICKVFGDEKSSRFVNGVLSKYTDQ, from the coding sequence ATGAAACGAAGAAAAGCAAGAGAGCTAGCATTACAAGCGCTATTTCAGTTAGATAATCATGAAATTTCTATAGAGGAAGCAATTGGTCATGTTACAGATGAACAAGATACTTTTCTAACAATGTTAGTTAGTGGTGTGATTGAGCATAAAGAGCAGATTGATGCTTCATTAACAGAAAAGCTAGAAAATTGGTCGCTTTCTCGACTACCAAAAATTGAACGCACAGTTCTACGTATTGCTGTTTTTGAACTAATGTTTACAGAAGAAACCCCTGCAAAAGTAGCTATTAACGAGGCTTTAGAAATTTGTAAGGTTTTCGGAGATGAGAAATCTAGCCGATTTGTAAATGGTGTGTTATCTAAATATACAGATCAATAA
- the folD gene encoding bifunctional methylenetetrahydrofolate dehydrogenase/methenyltetrahydrofolate cyclohydrolase FolD, which translates to MLDNLIDGKQIAGQVTEKVQKRVEALKAKGITPGLAVVLVGNNPASQTYVNNKTKTCERLGMYSILIQLDEDVSEAELLKQVELLNNDEKIHGILVQLPLPKQIDEDRVIAKISPLKDVDGFHPESVGKMMIGQQTFLPCTPFGILKLLEYSNIDVAGKHAVIIGRSNIVGKPMGQLLLQKDATVTYCHSRTKDLHAFTKQADILVVATGRAKMIDASYVKEGAVVIDVGINRDENNKLCGDVNFASVKEVASKITPVPGGVGPMTIAMLMENTCLAAENTSKN; encoded by the coding sequence GTGTTAGACAATTTAATTGATGGTAAACAAATTGCTGGACAAGTTACAGAAAAAGTCCAAAAAAGAGTAGAAGCTTTAAAAGCAAAAGGTATTACACCTGGATTGGCTGTTGTGTTAGTTGGAAATAATCCCGCTTCTCAAACATATGTAAATAACAAAACTAAAACTTGTGAGAGATTAGGGATGTATTCTATCCTTATCCAATTGGACGAGGATGTTTCAGAAGCTGAATTATTGAAACAAGTGGAGCTATTAAACAACGATGAAAAAATCCATGGAATCCTAGTTCAACTACCTTTACCAAAACAAATTGATGAAGATCGAGTGATCGCAAAAATCTCACCACTTAAAGATGTTGATGGTTTTCACCCCGAAAGTGTTGGTAAAATGATGATCGGACAACAAACCTTCCTTCCATGTACCCCATTTGGTATTTTAAAATTATTAGAATACAGTAATATTGATGTTGCAGGAAAACATGCTGTAATTATTGGTAGAAGTAATATTGTAGGTAAGCCAATGGGACAACTTTTACTCCAAAAAGATGCAACTGTTACATATTGTCATTCCAGAACAAAAGACCTACATGCATTTACAAAACAAGCGGATATTTTAGTAGTGGCAACTGGTCGTGCTAAAATGATCGATGCTAGCTATGTAAAAGAAGGTGCAGTTGTAATTGATGTAGGTATTAACCGAGATGAAAATAACAAATTATGTGGGGATGTAAATTTTGCTTCTGTAAAAGAAGTCGCATCTAAAATTACCCCAGTACCGGGTGGAGTAGGTCCAATGACGATTGCTATGCTAATGGAAAACACATGCCTAGCAGCCGAAAATACATCTAAAAATTAA
- the xseA gene encoding exodeoxyribonuclease VII large subunit, with the protein MTAQTHTYLTVKALTKYIKRKFDADTHLRDVYVKGELSNVKVHSSGHIYFTLKDDTARLTSVMFAMHARSLKFKPESGMNVLVRGDINVFEAAGQYQLYASTIQPDGIGELFLAFEQLKKKLEQEGLFHPSRKKQIPIFPKMIGVVTSKTGAAIRDVLTTLERRYPISEVVVFPTIVQGPQAAPSIVKSIEQANNMQNIDVLIVGRGGGSIEDLWAFNEEAVARAISNSTIPIISAVGHETDTTIADFVADLRAPTPTAAAEMAVPSKENLLKNIFSFQSACLNFVSKKLQDEKNRYNRAIQSPVLATPEKLYRPFIERYVRVEQQLQRETNRLYREKERNFMQVEKRMLQLSPKKLIDLQYKSVQVLTNQLNQATVSTYEKHRQHFHGSIRTLEALNPLKIIDRGYSITYKNGKVVKSVEEVAKGDSIFVTLPDGQVEAIVKDAEKRGKGD; encoded by the coding sequence GTGACTGCACAAACACATACATACTTAACGGTAAAAGCTTTAACTAAATACATAAAACGTAAATTTGACGCAGATACTCACTTACGAGACGTATACGTAAAAGGGGAACTATCAAATGTGAAGGTTCACAGTAGTGGACATATTTACTTCACTTTAAAAGACGATACTGCACGTTTAACATCCGTTATGTTTGCCATGCACGCAAGATCGTTAAAGTTTAAACCAGAAAGCGGGATGAATGTACTCGTTCGTGGTGATATTAACGTTTTTGAAGCTGCTGGGCAATACCAATTATACGCTTCCACTATTCAACCGGATGGTATTGGGGAGCTTTTTTTAGCATTTGAACAATTAAAAAAGAAACTGGAGCAGGAAGGATTATTCCATCCTAGTCGTAAAAAACAGATTCCTATATTTCCTAAAATGATAGGTGTAGTTACTTCTAAAACCGGTGCAGCTATTCGTGATGTTTTGACAACGTTAGAACGTAGATATCCAATAAGTGAGGTAGTCGTTTTTCCAACTATTGTCCAAGGACCTCAAGCTGCCCCATCCATTGTAAAGTCAATTGAGCAAGCAAATAATATGCAAAACATTGATGTCTTAATTGTTGGTCGAGGTGGAGGATCTATCGAAGATTTATGGGCATTTAACGAGGAAGCGGTAGCAAGGGCTATTTCCAATAGTACTATTCCTATTATAAGTGCTGTTGGGCATGAGACGGATACAACAATTGCCGATTTTGTTGCCGATTTACGAGCACCAACACCAACTGCAGCTGCTGAAATGGCTGTTCCTAGTAAAGAAAATTTATTAAAAAATATTTTTTCCTTCCAATCCGCTTGCTTGAATTTTGTTTCTAAGAAGCTACAGGATGAAAAAAATAGATATAACCGAGCTATACAATCTCCTGTACTTGCAACTCCTGAGAAACTATATCGTCCTTTTATAGAAAGATATGTACGTGTGGAGCAGCAATTACAAAGAGAAACTAATCGCTTGTATCGTGAAAAAGAACGAAACTTTATGCAAGTAGAAAAAAGAATGCTCCAACTTTCACCAAAAAAATTGATTGATTTGCAGTATAAGTCAGTCCAAGTCTTAACTAATCAACTAAATCAAGCAACTGTTTCTACCTACGAAAAACATCGACAGCATTTTCATGGGTCGATTCGTACGTTAGAAGCTTTGAACCCATTGAAAATAATAGATCGTGGTTATAGTATTACGTATAAAAATGGAAAAGTGGTTAAATCGGTGGAAGAAGTAGCTAAAGGAGATTCCATATTTGTTACACTCCCGGATGGCCAAGTTGAAGCGATTGTAAAAGATGCTGAGAAGAGAGGGAAAGGGGACTAA
- the xseB gene encoding exodeoxyribonuclease VII small subunit → MAKKEIPFDEAMLQLENIVRQLEQGDVPLENAIELYQKGMELSKLCSEKLQSAEKQLVSYIGDNTEKEGNSNE, encoded by the coding sequence ATGGCTAAAAAAGAAATCCCGTTTGATGAGGCGATGTTGCAATTAGAAAATATCGTTCGTCAATTGGAGCAAGGCGACGTACCACTTGAAAATGCAATCGAACTCTATCAAAAAGGGATGGAGTTATCAAAATTATGTAGTGAAAAATTACAAAGTGCTGAAAAACAGCTAGTCTCTTATATAGGGGATAATACGGAAAAAGAAGGTAATAGTAATGAATAA
- a CDS encoding polyprenyl synthetase family protein — translation MNNLLHSFIDSNLPTIEQKMSILINDLKAPQELKDAMDYSLQAGGKRIRPLFTLAVLKELQTNNEDALVVASAIEMIHTYSLIHDDLPAMDNDDLRRGKPTNHVVFGEALAILAGDALVTFSFGIIARLPNLTAEQKVKLIDKLSFSAGAEGMVGGQVLDMLGEGRSLTLAELEKVHVNKTGALLTISILAGGIIANASDEIMEALMNYAYHIGLAFQIQDDILDIEGTSEQLGKTAGKDILSEKNTYPSILTLEGAKEELQNQYNMAIQALQEVNLHQGLLVELANYITKRAN, via the coding sequence ATGAATAATTTATTGCATTCTTTTATCGATTCAAATTTACCAACTATTGAGCAAAAGATGTCTATATTAATAAATGACCTTAAAGCACCCCAGGAACTGAAAGATGCAATGGATTACTCTTTACAAGCAGGGGGTAAAAGAATAAGACCGTTATTCACATTAGCAGTTTTAAAAGAACTGCAAACAAATAATGAGGATGCTCTTGTTGTTGCCAGTGCGATTGAAATGATTCATACTTATTCACTGATACACGATGATCTACCGGCAATGGACAACGATGATCTTCGCCGTGGTAAACCGACGAATCATGTAGTCTTTGGAGAAGCACTTGCAATATTAGCAGGTGACGCACTTGTGACATTTTCTTTCGGGATAATTGCACGACTTCCGAATCTTACTGCAGAACAAAAAGTAAAATTGATTGACAAGTTAAGTTTTTCAGCTGGTGCAGAAGGAATGGTCGGTGGGCAGGTTCTAGATATGCTAGGAGAAGGAAGATCTTTAACACTAGCGGAATTAGAAAAAGTTCATGTAAATAAAACTGGTGCACTCCTTACAATAAGTATTTTAGCAGGAGGCATCATAGCTAATGCAAGCGATGAAATAATGGAAGCATTAATGAACTATGCATACCATATAGGATTAGCATTTCAAATACAAGACGATATTCTGGATATAGAAGGAACTTCTGAACAATTAGGCAAAACTGCTGGAAAAGATATTTTGAGTGAGAAAAATACATACCCATCTATCTTAACACTAGAAGGGGCAAAAGAAGAGTTGCAAAACCAATATAATATGGCTATTCAAGCTCTTCAGGAAGTTAATTTACATCAAGGTCTATTAGTGGAACTTGCAAATTATATAACGAAAAGGGCCAATTGA